A single region of the Gasterosteus aculeatus chromosome 1, fGasAcu3.hap1.1, whole genome shotgun sequence genome encodes:
- the mre11a gene encoding double-strand break repair protein MRE11 isoform X1 translates to MSSENTLDDEDTFKILIATDIHLGYLEKDAIRGNDSYNTLDEILKCAKTNEVDFILLGGDLFHENKPSRRCLHNCITMLRKYCMGGTPIQFDIVSDQTVNFNTSKFPWVNYQDENLNISIPAFSIHGNHDDPTGAEGLCALDLLSASGLLNHFGHSQSVESIEISPILMQKGNTKLALFGLGSIPDERLYRMFVNNQVTMLRPKEDQDEWFNLFAIHQNRSKHGPTNYIPEQFLDDFLDLVVWGHEHECLITPSRNEQQLFYVTQPGSSVATSLSPGEATKKHIGLLRVKGRKMNLQKIPLKTVRQFFIQDVVLGDYPDLFTPDTPQVTKKVENLCYAKVTEMLEEAERERLGCPLTPEKPLIRLRVDYSGGFDTFHTSRFSQKFVEHVANPKDIIHFLRRREQKEDNKDEVNVDYGSLLKTTAAEGLRVEDLVKQYFAATEQTVQLSLLTEHGMGKALQEFVDKDEKDAIEELITYQLEKTQRHLQARAVTTEQDIDTEIQRFRDSKKNTTEEDNEIKEAISRAKAHRVEQGNEQVDADISNELDLDSDGGSGPSAAPTRGRGRGGRGRGSRGRGRGAAASEPKPASRGRSQKSSAATQNRSIMQAFQASSQRSSRTSDEVIIDDSDEEMPLMKTTRPPPRPAAASSSSSSSFTKYSSQSQSSKGVAFDDSDDEDEDPFKGPSRARR, encoded by the exons ATGTCCTCAGAGAACACCTT ggaCGATGAGGATACCTTCAAGATCCTGATTGCCACAGATATTCACCTCGGTTACCTTGAGAAGGATGCTATTCGTGGCAATGACTCTTATAACACACTCGATGAAATCCTGAAATGTGCCAAGACAAATGAG GTAGATTTCATCTTGCTGGGTGGTGATTTATTCCACGAGAACAAGCCGTCACGCCGATGCCTCCACAACTGCATCACTATGCTGAGAAAATACTGCATGGGAGGCACACCCATACAGTTCGACATCGTCAGTGACCAGACTGTGAACTTCAACACCTCCAA GTTCCCCTGGGTCAACTATCAGGATGAAAATCTCAACATCTCTATTCCTGCATTCAGCATTCATGGTAACCACGATGACCCAACTGGG GCCGAGGGCTTATGTGCGCTGGATCTGCTAAGTGCTTCTGGTCTTCTCAATCACTTTGGTCACTCCCAGTCCGTGGAGAGCATAGAAATTAGTCCCATCCTCATGCAGAAAGGCAACACCAAGCTGGCCTTATTTGGCCTTG GCTCTATCCCAGATGAGCGCCTGTACAGGATGTTCGTCAACAACCAGGTAACGATGCTGCGTCCTAAAGAAGACCAAGATGAATGGTTCAACCTCTTCGCCATCCACCAGAACAG GAGTAAACACGGACCCACCAACTACATCCCTGAGCAGTTCCTGGATGATTTTCTCGACTTGGTGGTTTGGGGTCATGAGCACGAGTGTTTGATCACGCCATCCAGAAATGAACAGCAGCTCTTCTATGTGACACAGCCTGGCAGCTCTGTAGCCACCTCCCTGTCCCCTGGAGAGGCAACAAAGaa GCACATAGGACTGCTGAGGGTGAAAGGTCGAAAGATGAACCTTCAAAAGATCCCCCTTAAGACGGTGCGTCAGTTCTTCATCCAAGACGTGGTGCTTGGTGACTACCCAGACCTCTTCACCCCCGATACGCCCCAGGTCACAAAGAAGGTGGAGAACCTGTGCTATGCAAAG GTCACAGAGATGCTGGAGGAAGCGGAGAGAGAAAGActtggatgtccgctcaccccAGAGAAACCTCTTATTCGCCTGAGG GTTGACTACAGCGGGGGCTTTGACACCTTCCACACCTCTCGCTTCAGTCAGAAGTTTGTGGAGCACGTAGCCAACCCCAAAGACATCATTCACTTTCTGCGACGCCGCGAGCAGAAAGAGGACAACAAAG ACGAGGTCAACGTGGACTACGGCAGCCTGTTAAAAACCACAGCGGCTGAGGGGCTGAGAGTGGAGGACCTGGTCAAACAGTACTTTGCTGCAACCGAACAG ACGGTGCAGCTGTCTCTTCTGACGGAGCACGGCATGGGGAAGGCCCTCCAGGAGTTTGTGGACAAAGATGAGAAAGACGCAATTGAGGAGCTGATCACTTACCAGTTAGAGAAGACACAGCGCCACCTGCAGGCCAGAGCAGTAACCACGGAGCAGGATATAGACACTGAG ATCCAGCGATTCAGAGACTCCAAAAAGAACACGACCGAGGAAGATAATGAAATCAAAGAA GCGATCAGCAGAGCCAAAGCTCACCGTGTGGAGCAGGGCAACGAGCAGGTAGACGCCGATATATCCAATGAGCTtgatctggactctgacggaGGCTCAGGCCCATCTGCTGCCCCCACACGAggcagaggacgaggaggcaGGGGGCGGGGGAGCCGCGGAAGGGGGAGAG GGGCAGCTGCCTCCGAACCAAAGCCAGCCAGTCGGGGCCGTTCCCAGAAATCCTCAGCAGCAACCCAAAACAGGAGCATCATGCAAG CATTTCAAGCTTCCTCCCAGAGATCATCTCGGACTTCGGATGAG GTGATCATTGATGACTCGGATGAAGAAATGCCTTTGATGAAAACTACACGACCCCCTCCAAG GCCAGCTGCAgcttcgtcctcctcgtcctcctccttcaccaagTACAGCTCTCAGAGCCAGTCATCTAAAGGGGTCGCATTTgatgacagtgatgatgaagacgag GACCCATTCAAAGGCCCCAGCCGTGCACGAAGATAA
- the cep57 gene encoding centrosomal protein of 57 kDa isoform X2, translating to METLSKTADADATREREPPAPRGVVSDSFSLPSYKDYPPHRPFINTLLHHTPKTRSHQPRRSSLPGKAFPETSSAEILSALRNLQEKIMRLELEKRHAERALHAVGQNVSYAPLQREEVAQRLSGDHREPEREISGESNNNQVLITHLAAAESRCLKLERQLDHMRRMLRSAKAERSSLLRQQVSMETARSAEKQPDTVCEQAQLEKLERLEQEYLRLTHTQNNAEMKMRQLEIKLLEEEHQRKLVQDKANQLQTGLETNRILLQSVSPCLSSRPSKEKKSYSKSSPQQSSCTQPHYRLSLRDVPFVAGTSVGCSHSVRANVQSVLSLLKRHQPHLCNRRVLSSDANGHETGCRRPSDASSSASASGGELSELLQALEEELRLMSLERDELTGQVEASVTDQERKELQREQERLLQKMERKGEQINKLHKHRTHIKKLRKEANSRRSCGSERRVASTTSARGRCPAPVKVGPGERSKGNLRLLRDMRALQTSLRT from the exons ATGGAGACGCTTTCAAAAACAGCTGACGCTGATGCTACGCGGGAAAGG GAGCCGCCAGCCCCCAGGGGAGTAGTATCTGACAGCTTTTCACTCCCATCTTATAAGGACTACCCTCCTCACCGTCCATTCATCAACACACTTTTGCATCACACACCCAAAACACGCTCGCATCAGCCTCGTCGCTCTTCGTTGCCCGGAAAGGCCTTCCCAGAGACCAGCAGCGCAG AGATCTTATCTGCCCTGAGGAACCTCCAGGAGAAGATTATGAGGTTGGAGCTGGAGAAAAGACATGCGGAGCGCGCTCTGCACGCTGTGGGGCAAAACGTTTCGTACGCACctctgcagagggaggaagtcGCACAGAGACTCTCGGGGGATCACAGAGAGCCAGAAAGAGAAATAAGTGGAGAATCCAACAATAACCAAG TGTTGATCACTCACCTGGCCGCTGCAGAGTCTCGCTGTTTGAAGCTGGAGCGACAACTGGATCACATGAGGAGGATGTTGCGAAGTGCCAAGGCCGAGCGGAGCAGCCTGCTCAGACAGCAG gtttccatggagacaGCCAGGTCAGCCGAAAAGCAGCCTGACACAGTTTGTGAGCAGGCCCagctggagaagctggagcGACTGGAGCAGGAGTACCttaggctgacacacacacagaataacgCTGAG ATGAAAATGCGGCAGCTGGAAATAAAACTACTGGAGGAGGAGCATCAGAGAAAGCTGGTGCAGGATAAGGCCAATCAG CTGCAGACGGGTTTGGAGACCAACAGGATCCTGCTGCAGTCagtgtctccctgtctgtccagCAGACCGTCCAAAGAGAAGAAGTCTTACTCCAAG TCTTCTCCACAGCAGTCGTCCTGCACACAGCCACACTACAGACTGAGCCTCAGAGATGTACCTTTCGTTGCTGGAACG TCTGTAGGCTGCAGCCACTCAGTCCGAGCGAACGTCCAGTCAGTTCTGTCCCTCCTGAAGCGACACCAGCCACACCTCTGCAACCGCCGCGTCCTCTCCAGCGACGCCAACGGCCACGAGACGGGCTGCCGCAGGCCCTCGGACGCCTCTTCTTCTGCCTCCGCTAGCGGGGGGGAGCTGTCCGAGCTGCTGCAAGCActagaggaggagctgagactcATGAGCCT GGAGCGGGACGAGCTGACGGGGCAGGTGGAGGCCAGCGTTACGGACCAGGAGAGAAAGGAACttcagagggagcaggagaggctgctgcagaagatggagaggaaaggagaacaGATCAATAAGCTCcacaaacacagaacacac ataAAGAAGTTAAGAAAGGAAGCTAATTCCAGGCGGAGCTGTGGGAGTGAGCGGAGGGTGGCCTCCACAACGTCCGCTAGAGGTCGCTGTCCTGCGCCAGTCAAAGTTGGACCAGGAGAAAGAAGCAAGGGGAACCTGAGGCTGCTGAGGGACATGAGGGCTCTGCAGACCTCATTACGCACCTGA
- the tmprss4a gene encoding transmembrane protease serine 4a isoform X1: MRTVVQVREESTAPLNPEQPVVLRPGRHRRPMTAPETDKGKASKRKKVLLTVLSVVIVLGILVTAAYFIKVLIDSKYFFCKSSVKFIPIDEACDGKNDCSGGEDEITCLSRFTVTTTFPVRLITGQRVLQVYSAAQGWRTVCSDVWAEQYTETACRQLGYTSKPSSTRVPVDTLSSLKDGPFTAIRLGSTNTPIHLATANRTACNSGSVISLSCSDCGSVVSEGRIVGGTDASIEHWPWQVSLQQGGQHTCGGTLVSPRWVVTAAHCFSGSKKELSRWRVMSGQTFMSALGGSYVDRIIMNGDYNSVRSDYDIALMRLSSPIGVGASQKPVCLPPKAFGLLPDAAVSVTGWGYREENGKVSSSLQEATVRLIDWAKCSNPSVYGSAVTPRMLCAGLLVGGVDACQGDSGGPLVHLTSSHWHLVGVVSWGVGCARKDKPGVYTNVEEMLNWIHTVVENNP; encoded by the exons ACGGTCGTCCAGGTGCGTGAGGAAAGCACAGCACCATTGAATCCCGAGCAGCCAG TGGTTTTACGGCCAGGGCGGCACAGAAGGCCCATGACTGCCCCGGAGACCGATAAAGGGAAGGCGTCCAAGAGGAAGAAAGTGCTGCTGACGGTCCTGTCAGTTGTCATCGTACTGGGAATACTGGTCACCGCTGCATATTTTA TTAAGGTGCTGATTGACAGTAAATATTTCTTCTGCAAGAGTTCAGTGAAGTTCATCCCGATAGACGAGGCCTGCGACGGGAAAAACGACTGTTCCGGGGGAGAGGATGAAATTACGTGCTTGTCCAGATTTACGGTCACCACTACGTTTCCAG TGCGTCTCATCACGGGGCAGCGGGTGCTGCAGGTGTACAGTGCAGCCCAAGGCTGGCGGACTGTGTGTAGCGACGTATGGGCCGAGCAGTACACGGAGACGGCCTGCAGACAACTGGGCTACACATC TAAACCCAGTAGCACCCGTGTGCCGGTGGACACCTTGTCTTCCCTGAAAGATGGACCATTTACAGCTATCCGGCTTGGTTCTACGAACACGCCCATACATCTGGCTACCGCAAACCG CACTGCCTGCAATTCCGGATCTGTCATATCCTTGTCATGTTCAG ACTGTGGCTCGGTGGTCTCAGAGGGACGTATTGTCGGGGGTACAGATGCTTCTATCGAGCACTGGCCCTGGCAGGTCAGCCTGCAGCAGGGGGGCCAGCACACATGTGGAGGCACACTCGTGTCCCCGCGTTGGGTCGTCACCGCCGCCCACTGTTTTTCGGG GAGTAAAAAGGAGCTGAGTCGCTGGAGAGTGATGTCAGGCCAGACGTTCATGAGCGCACTCGGAGGTTCCTATGTGGACAGGATCATCATGAATGGAGACTACAACTCTGTGCGAAGCGACTACGACATTGCGCTGATGAGACTCAGCAGCCCCATCGGAGTGGGAG CCAGCCAAAAGCCGGTTTGTCTACCTCCTAAAGCCTTCGGCCTTCTCCCCGATGCCGCCGTGAGTGTGACTGGCTGGGGATACCGAGAGGAGAACG GGAAGGTCTCTTCGTCACTCCAGGAGGCCACTGTACGTCTGATCGACTGGGCCAAGTGCTCCAACCCCTCAGTGTATGGTAGTGCCGTGACCCCAAGGATGCTCTGTGCCGGTTTACTGGTGGGCGGAGTGGACGCCTGCCAG GGGGACAGTGGGGGTCCTTTGGTGCACTTGACCTCCTCTCATTGGCACCTGGTTGGAGTGGTGAGCTGGGGCGTCGGCTGCGCTCGGAAGGACAAGCCAGGCGTTTACACTAACGTTGAAGAGATGTTAAACTGGATTCATACCGTCGTCGAG AACAACCCGTGA
- the tmprss4a gene encoding transmembrane protease serine 4a isoform X2, with product MTAPETDKGKASKRKKVLLTVLSVVIVLGILVTAAYFIKVLIDSKYFFCKSSVKFIPIDEACDGKNDCSGGEDEITCLSRFTVTTTFPVRLITGQRVLQVYSAAQGWRTVCSDVWAEQYTETACRQLGYTSKPSSTRVPVDTLSSLKDGPFTAIRLGSTNTPIHLATANRTACNSGSVISLSCSDCGSVVSEGRIVGGTDASIEHWPWQVSLQQGGQHTCGGTLVSPRWVVTAAHCFSGSKKELSRWRVMSGQTFMSALGGSYVDRIIMNGDYNSVRSDYDIALMRLSSPIGVGASQKPVCLPPKAFGLLPDAAVSVTGWGYREENGKVSSSLQEATVRLIDWAKCSNPSVYGSAVTPRMLCAGLLVGGVDACQGDSGGPLVHLTSSHWHLVGVVSWGVGCARKDKPGVYTNVEEMLNWIHTVVENNP from the exons ATGACTGCCCCGGAGACCGATAAAGGGAAGGCGTCCAAGAGGAAGAAAGTGCTGCTGACGGTCCTGTCAGTTGTCATCGTACTGGGAATACTGGTCACCGCTGCATATTTTA TTAAGGTGCTGATTGACAGTAAATATTTCTTCTGCAAGAGTTCAGTGAAGTTCATCCCGATAGACGAGGCCTGCGACGGGAAAAACGACTGTTCCGGGGGAGAGGATGAAATTACGTGCTTGTCCAGATTTACGGTCACCACTACGTTTCCAG TGCGTCTCATCACGGGGCAGCGGGTGCTGCAGGTGTACAGTGCAGCCCAAGGCTGGCGGACTGTGTGTAGCGACGTATGGGCCGAGCAGTACACGGAGACGGCCTGCAGACAACTGGGCTACACATC TAAACCCAGTAGCACCCGTGTGCCGGTGGACACCTTGTCTTCCCTGAAAGATGGACCATTTACAGCTATCCGGCTTGGTTCTACGAACACGCCCATACATCTGGCTACCGCAAACCG CACTGCCTGCAATTCCGGATCTGTCATATCCTTGTCATGTTCAG ACTGTGGCTCGGTGGTCTCAGAGGGACGTATTGTCGGGGGTACAGATGCTTCTATCGAGCACTGGCCCTGGCAGGTCAGCCTGCAGCAGGGGGGCCAGCACACATGTGGAGGCACACTCGTGTCCCCGCGTTGGGTCGTCACCGCCGCCCACTGTTTTTCGGG GAGTAAAAAGGAGCTGAGTCGCTGGAGAGTGATGTCAGGCCAGACGTTCATGAGCGCACTCGGAGGTTCCTATGTGGACAGGATCATCATGAATGGAGACTACAACTCTGTGCGAAGCGACTACGACATTGCGCTGATGAGACTCAGCAGCCCCATCGGAGTGGGAG CCAGCCAAAAGCCGGTTTGTCTACCTCCTAAAGCCTTCGGCCTTCTCCCCGATGCCGCCGTGAGTGTGACTGGCTGGGGATACCGAGAGGAGAACG GGAAGGTCTCTTCGTCACTCCAGGAGGCCACTGTACGTCTGATCGACTGGGCCAAGTGCTCCAACCCCTCAGTGTATGGTAGTGCCGTGACCCCAAGGATGCTCTGTGCCGGTTTACTGGTGGGCGGAGTGGACGCCTGCCAG GGGGACAGTGGGGGTCCTTTGGTGCACTTGACCTCCTCTCATTGGCACCTGGTTGGAGTGGTGAGCTGGGGCGTCGGCTGCGCTCGGAAGGACAAGCCAGGCGTTTACACTAACGTTGAAGAGATGTTAAACTGGATTCATACCGTCGTCGAG AACAACCCGTGA
- the LOC144409496 gene encoding uncharacterized protein LOC144409496 produces the protein MLNPRQHGELLRSHDPPPVFGKPWYWQRSRCAMESSRGLARVILEMRDDISKLETENRELRGSFGAKRRGGGGGGGRGGRGGAGTVSPVAEHRAGMEENPSVNLRRNASAPDLEGQYKENAVMTVRRYSISSGLSGVTMTEGRTERAQTADSGWGRLHGHIQHRSGIYGNSARGEMGKGANRHSLQEYTHRERTKVKTVTFLLPVDDIYTNRPVLTKHQDGPKVTELDSITETDS, from the exons ATGTTAAACCCGCGGCAGCACGGCGAGCTTCTCCGGTCTCACGACCCCCCGCCGGTCTTTGGGAAGCCGTGGTACTGGCAGCGCAGCCGCTGCGCCATGGAGAGCAGCCGCGGCCTGGCGCGCGTCATCCTGGAGATGCGCGACGACATCAGCAAGCTGGAGACGGAGAACCGAGAGCTGCGGGGGTCGTTTGGCGCAAagcgacggggaggaggaggggggggaggaagaggaggaagagggggagctgGCACGGTGTCTCCAGTAGCGGAGCATCGGGCGGGAATGGAGGAAAACCCGAGCGTGAACCTGAGGAGAAACGCGTCTGCGCCGGACCTGGAGGGCCAATACAAAG AGAACGCTGTCATGACCGTCCGGAGATACTCTATAAGCTCCGGTCTGTCTGGTGTCACCATGACGGAGGGAAGGACCGAGCGGGCACAGACCGCCGACTCTGGATGGGGAAGACTACATGGACACATCCAGCATCGTAGTGGTATCTATGGCAACTCAGCCAGAGGAGAAATGGGAAAAGGAGCCAACAGACACTCACTGcaggaatacacacacagagagag GACCAAGGTAAAAACGGTCACGTTTCTTCTACCTGTGGACGACATTTACACCAACCGGCCGGTTCTGACCAAACATCAGGACGGGCCCAAAGTCACAGAGCTGGATTCTATAACTGAGACAGATTCCTGA
- the mre11a gene encoding double-strand break repair protein MRE11 isoform X2 — translation MSSENTLDDEDTFKILIATDIHLGYLEKDAIRGNDSYNTLDEILKCAKTNEVDFILLGGDLFHENKPSRRCLHNCITMLRKYCMGGTPIQFDIVSDQTVNFNTSKFPWVNYQDENLNISIPAFSIHGNHDDPTGAEGLCALDLLSASGLLNHFGHSQSVESIEISPILMQKGNTKLALFGLGSIPDERLYRMFVNNQVTMLRPKEDQDEWFNLFAIHQNRSKHGPTNYIPEQFLDDFLDLVVWGHEHECLITPSRNEQQLFYVTQPGSSVATSLSPGEATKKHIGLLRVKGRKMNLQKIPLKTVRQFFIQDVVLGDYPDLFTPDTPQVTKKVENLCYAKVTEMLEEAERERLGCPLTPEKPLIRLRVDYSGGFDTFHTSRFSQKFVEHVANPKDIIHFLRRREQKEDNKDEVNVDYGSLLKTTAAEGLRVEDLVKQYFAATEQTVQLSLLTEHGMGKALQEFVDKDEKDAIEELITYQLEKTQRHLQARAVTTEQDIDTEIQRFRDSKKNTTEEDNEIKEAISRAKAHRVEQGNEQVDADISNELDLDSDGGSGPSAAPTRGRGRGGRGRGSRGRGRAASEPKPASRGRSQKSSAATQNRSIMQAFQASSQRSSRTSDEVIIDDSDEEMPLMKTTRPPPRPAAASSSSSSSFTKYSSQSQSSKGVAFDDSDDEDEDPFKGPSRARR, via the exons ATGTCCTCAGAGAACACCTT ggaCGATGAGGATACCTTCAAGATCCTGATTGCCACAGATATTCACCTCGGTTACCTTGAGAAGGATGCTATTCGTGGCAATGACTCTTATAACACACTCGATGAAATCCTGAAATGTGCCAAGACAAATGAG GTAGATTTCATCTTGCTGGGTGGTGATTTATTCCACGAGAACAAGCCGTCACGCCGATGCCTCCACAACTGCATCACTATGCTGAGAAAATACTGCATGGGAGGCACACCCATACAGTTCGACATCGTCAGTGACCAGACTGTGAACTTCAACACCTCCAA GTTCCCCTGGGTCAACTATCAGGATGAAAATCTCAACATCTCTATTCCTGCATTCAGCATTCATGGTAACCACGATGACCCAACTGGG GCCGAGGGCTTATGTGCGCTGGATCTGCTAAGTGCTTCTGGTCTTCTCAATCACTTTGGTCACTCCCAGTCCGTGGAGAGCATAGAAATTAGTCCCATCCTCATGCAGAAAGGCAACACCAAGCTGGCCTTATTTGGCCTTG GCTCTATCCCAGATGAGCGCCTGTACAGGATGTTCGTCAACAACCAGGTAACGATGCTGCGTCCTAAAGAAGACCAAGATGAATGGTTCAACCTCTTCGCCATCCACCAGAACAG GAGTAAACACGGACCCACCAACTACATCCCTGAGCAGTTCCTGGATGATTTTCTCGACTTGGTGGTTTGGGGTCATGAGCACGAGTGTTTGATCACGCCATCCAGAAATGAACAGCAGCTCTTCTATGTGACACAGCCTGGCAGCTCTGTAGCCACCTCCCTGTCCCCTGGAGAGGCAACAAAGaa GCACATAGGACTGCTGAGGGTGAAAGGTCGAAAGATGAACCTTCAAAAGATCCCCCTTAAGACGGTGCGTCAGTTCTTCATCCAAGACGTGGTGCTTGGTGACTACCCAGACCTCTTCACCCCCGATACGCCCCAGGTCACAAAGAAGGTGGAGAACCTGTGCTATGCAAAG GTCACAGAGATGCTGGAGGAAGCGGAGAGAGAAAGActtggatgtccgctcaccccAGAGAAACCTCTTATTCGCCTGAGG GTTGACTACAGCGGGGGCTTTGACACCTTCCACACCTCTCGCTTCAGTCAGAAGTTTGTGGAGCACGTAGCCAACCCCAAAGACATCATTCACTTTCTGCGACGCCGCGAGCAGAAAGAGGACAACAAAG ACGAGGTCAACGTGGACTACGGCAGCCTGTTAAAAACCACAGCGGCTGAGGGGCTGAGAGTGGAGGACCTGGTCAAACAGTACTTTGCTGCAACCGAACAG ACGGTGCAGCTGTCTCTTCTGACGGAGCACGGCATGGGGAAGGCCCTCCAGGAGTTTGTGGACAAAGATGAGAAAGACGCAATTGAGGAGCTGATCACTTACCAGTTAGAGAAGACACAGCGCCACCTGCAGGCCAGAGCAGTAACCACGGAGCAGGATATAGACACTGAG ATCCAGCGATTCAGAGACTCCAAAAAGAACACGACCGAGGAAGATAATGAAATCAAAGAA GCGATCAGCAGAGCCAAAGCTCACCGTGTGGAGCAGGGCAACGAGCAGGTAGACGCCGATATATCCAATGAGCTtgatctggactctgacggaGGCTCAGGCCCATCTGCTGCCCCCACACGAggcagaggacgaggaggcaGGGGGCGGGGGAGCCGCGGAAGGGGGAGAG CTGCCTCCGAACCAAAGCCAGCCAGTCGGGGCCGTTCCCAGAAATCCTCAGCAGCAACCCAAAACAGGAGCATCATGCAAG CATTTCAAGCTTCCTCCCAGAGATCATCTCGGACTTCGGATGAG GTGATCATTGATGACTCGGATGAAGAAATGCCTTTGATGAAAACTACACGACCCCCTCCAAG GCCAGCTGCAgcttcgtcctcctcgtcctcctccttcaccaagTACAGCTCTCAGAGCCAGTCATCTAAAGGGGTCGCATTTgatgacagtgatgatgaagacgag GACCCATTCAAAGGCCCCAGCCGTGCACGAAGATAA
- the cep57 gene encoding centrosomal protein of 57 kDa isoform X1, whose amino-acid sequence METLSKTADADATREREPPAPRGVVSDSFSLPSYKDYPPHRPFINTLLHHTPKTRSHQPRRSSLPGKAFPETSSAEILSALRNLQEKIMRLELEKRHAERALHAVGQNVSYAPLQREEVAQRLSGDHREPEREISGESNNNQVLITHLAAAESRCLKLERQLDHMRRMLRSAKAERSSLLRQQVSMETARSAEKQPDTVCEQAQLEKLERLEQEYLRLTHTQNNAEMKMRQLEIKLLEEEHQRKLVQDKANQLQTGLETNRILLQSVSPCLSSRPSKEKKSYSKKSSPQQSSCTQPHYRLSLRDVPFVAGTSVGCSHSVRANVQSVLSLLKRHQPHLCNRRVLSSDANGHETGCRRPSDASSSASASGGELSELLQALEEELRLMSLERDELTGQVEASVTDQERKELQREQERLLQKMERKGEQINKLHKHRTHIKKLRKEANSRRSCGSERRVASTTSARGRCPAPVKVGPGERSKGNLRLLRDMRALQTSLRT is encoded by the exons ATGGAGACGCTTTCAAAAACAGCTGACGCTGATGCTACGCGGGAAAGG GAGCCGCCAGCCCCCAGGGGAGTAGTATCTGACAGCTTTTCACTCCCATCTTATAAGGACTACCCTCCTCACCGTCCATTCATCAACACACTTTTGCATCACACACCCAAAACACGCTCGCATCAGCCTCGTCGCTCTTCGTTGCCCGGAAAGGCCTTCCCAGAGACCAGCAGCGCAG AGATCTTATCTGCCCTGAGGAACCTCCAGGAGAAGATTATGAGGTTGGAGCTGGAGAAAAGACATGCGGAGCGCGCTCTGCACGCTGTGGGGCAAAACGTTTCGTACGCACctctgcagagggaggaagtcGCACAGAGACTCTCGGGGGATCACAGAGAGCCAGAAAGAGAAATAAGTGGAGAATCCAACAATAACCAAG TGTTGATCACTCACCTGGCCGCTGCAGAGTCTCGCTGTTTGAAGCTGGAGCGACAACTGGATCACATGAGGAGGATGTTGCGAAGTGCCAAGGCCGAGCGGAGCAGCCTGCTCAGACAGCAG gtttccatggagacaGCCAGGTCAGCCGAAAAGCAGCCTGACACAGTTTGTGAGCAGGCCCagctggagaagctggagcGACTGGAGCAGGAGTACCttaggctgacacacacacagaataacgCTGAG ATGAAAATGCGGCAGCTGGAAATAAAACTACTGGAGGAGGAGCATCAGAGAAAGCTGGTGCAGGATAAGGCCAATCAG CTGCAGACGGGTTTGGAGACCAACAGGATCCTGCTGCAGTCagtgtctccctgtctgtccagCAGACCGTCCAAAGAGAAGAAGTCTTACTCCAAG AAGTCTTCTCCACAGCAGTCGTCCTGCACACAGCCACACTACAGACTGAGCCTCAGAGATGTACCTTTCGTTGCTGGAACG TCTGTAGGCTGCAGCCACTCAGTCCGAGCGAACGTCCAGTCAGTTCTGTCCCTCCTGAAGCGACACCAGCCACACCTCTGCAACCGCCGCGTCCTCTCCAGCGACGCCAACGGCCACGAGACGGGCTGCCGCAGGCCCTCGGACGCCTCTTCTTCTGCCTCCGCTAGCGGGGGGGAGCTGTCCGAGCTGCTGCAAGCActagaggaggagctgagactcATGAGCCT GGAGCGGGACGAGCTGACGGGGCAGGTGGAGGCCAGCGTTACGGACCAGGAGAGAAAGGAACttcagagggagcaggagaggctgctgcagaagatggagaggaaaggagaacaGATCAATAAGCTCcacaaacacagaacacac ataAAGAAGTTAAGAAAGGAAGCTAATTCCAGGCGGAGCTGTGGGAGTGAGCGGAGGGTGGCCTCCACAACGTCCGCTAGAGGTCGCTGTCCTGCGCCAGTCAAAGTTGGACCAGGAGAAAGAAGCAAGGGGAACCTGAGGCTGCTGAGGGACATGAGGGCTCTGCAGACCTCATTACGCACCTGA